Part of the Caulifigura coniformis genome, GGCTTGCGGACCGTGTAGCAGTGGTCGCGGTAGCAGGTGTTGTACACCGGCTTGCAGACCGTGTAGCACACGTCGCGGTAGCACGTGTTGTAGACCGGCTTGCGGACCGTGCAGCACACCGTGCGGTAGCACGTCTGGTACCGCGGAACGCGGACCGTGTAGCACTTCTCGCGGTAGCAGGTCTGGTACACCGGCTTGCAGACCGTGTAGCACTCGTCGCGGTAGCACGTGTCGTACACGGTGCGCTGGCAGGTCACCGGCACCTTCTCGCAGCAGATGTCGTTGACGGTGACGCAGTCCGTGTATTCCTCGGTGCACCACACCGTCTCGGTGACCGTCTTGTACTGCGGGCAGGAGGCGACTCGGGCCTCGGTGTACTCACCGCAGGGCTCGCACGACTTCGATGGACAACACCGATACCGTCCCATTCCGCAGAACAGGCCGGCTTCGGCTTCCGCACCAATGAGCGCCAGGAGCATGGCGGCCATCAGTGGCGCAAGACAGAAGCGTTTCATGGTTCGAATCCTCTCTCAGATTCCACGATGCAACGGGCCCGACACGGAATCCCGTCCCCTCATCGATCGGCCGGCAATCTTTGCCGACATGAGCCGACCTGCCCCCGTTGCGTGGATTGCCCGGCTTTACTCATCACCGTCCGCGTCGTATCCGGTTTGCCCCGCAAGCTCGGCAGTTTCAGCCGGTTGGATAGACGCGCCAGAACCCCGACTATTGAATCGTCGAATGGCCGAACGAACCTTCAGCGCGTTCACTCCGCTTCGACCGTCACCATTCCTCCCCGCCTGCCCACATCGGTATCGTGCGCGCATCCCGAACAACCGGACTTCACCAACATCGCGCCCAGACATGACACGTCATGGCGCCACGCTTCAGGTTTCGCAGCGGAAGGGCAACTTGAGCAGAAGTTCCCAGAGTTTTGAGCCCTCCTGTCGCGGCCCTACCCACTACCCACTCTCCACCACCCACTGCGCAACCATGAAATACGCCCTTTGCCAGGAACTCTTCGAAAACCGCAGCTGGGAAGACCAGTGCAGGACCATGGCCCGGCTCGGCTACACCGGGGCGGAGGTCGCTCCCTTTTCCATCTGCGCCCATCCCCGGGACCTGCTCCCCACCGACCGGCACCGACTGCGTGAAACGGCCGAGACCCACGGGGTCGAGATCATCGGGCTCCACTGGCTGCTCGCGAAGACCGCGGGTTTCCACCTCACCGCCGACGACCCGCGCATTCGCGCCGCCACCGCCGACTACCTCTCCCTCCTGGCGGACCTCTGCGCCGACCTGGGGGGAACAATCATGGTCTTCGGTTCGCCGGCGCAGCGCTCGCTGCGGGAAGGTCTTTCCCGCGAGGAGGGAATCGACCGCGCCGTCGAGACGTTCAAGGCCTGCATGCCGCGCCTCGGCGAACGCGGAGTCACCCTCTGCCTGGAGCCGCTGACGACGAAGGAGACCAACTTCATCAACACGTGCGCGGACGCCGCCGAGATCATCGAACGCGTGAATCTTCCCGCCATCGCGCTCCATCAGGATGTGAAGGCGATGCTCGGTGAAGAGACTCCGATCCCCGCGCTGATCGATCGCTTCAAGTCGATCACGAAGCACTTCCACGTGAA contains:
- a CDS encoding sugar phosphate isomerase/epimerase family protein, with translation MKYALCQELFENRSWEDQCRTMARLGYTGAEVAPFSICAHPRDLLPTDRHRLRETAETHGVEIIGLHWLLAKTAGFHLTADDPRIRAATADYLSLLADLCADLGGTIMVFGSPAQRSLREGLSREEGIDRAVETFKACMPRLGERGVTLCLEPLTTKETNFINTCADAAEIIERVNLPAIALHQDVKAMLGEETPIPALIDRFKSITKHFHVNDSNLLGPGMGETDYLPIFRALRDSRYDGWISVEVFDYSPGADHIARESIEYMHRINAQLDGASA